In Juglans microcarpa x Juglans regia isolate MS1-56 chromosome 1S, Jm3101_v1.0, whole genome shotgun sequence, the genomic stretch ctaatataaatataaatgattaagcTCCCTCTTCCCATCTCCTTAACTTTTTGAGACAATTGGTAATTCTACGTGATATCAAATATCATGAGTTCTACATATGTCAGATTCAGTGTTTGACAGTggttcttataaaatatatatatatatatctcatgagTTTGAACCCTCACTTTACATTTCACCTCATTAGTTAaatattctccttattgaacccCATGTTAAGGGGGAGTCTAGCTCACATGTAAGAGGGAGTAACTTCTTCAGTTAACTTTCCCACTTTTATATTCCCATGTTTCTACAAgctgttttatttattcttttgatgGCAAATTTTGTTAGATTCTCACTGTTTTATTTATTCTCACATGACAAtagattctaatttttttaggtTCTTTCTAGAACGGTAGAACTTACACAGGTCATTACTCTGCTCATGTTGGCTTTATTTTATCCTAAAACATCATATGTATTCAAAGGAAACATCCTAATAATCAATATGATACAGATTAGAGCGTGTGAAGCATACTAGATAGGATTGagtatttttgcctttttttttactGGTAGATAGACTGCTTGATATCTGATGAAATCCCAATCTATTTTGTGATGCAGTCCATACCACCTGCCTTTATCAAGCACTTCAATGGAACCATCCCAAAGAAGGCCATTCTCATTGATCATACTGGAAATTCTTGGACTGTCGGACTGGAACAAATTAACAGGGGCTTGTGTTTTAAGTATGGCTGGCAACAGTTTGCAAGTGATCATTCTCTGGAATTTGGCGActtcataattttcaaatacACTAAAAGTTGTATGTTTAAGGTTAAGATATTTAGTAAAACTGGATGCATGAAGTATGAAGCTGAAGCTACTGGTAAGACTATTCCATATGTGACTTTTGAAGAAGATACTATAGCAGAGAAGGTTCGTGGCAGATTGACTCGTGCCGGCAAGCGAAAGCTTTTGGAGATATGCCTcgagaaaaatgaagaagcaGGTGCTAAGTTGTAGTTAATACTTGTTATTCTCAACTAGCCTTTCTCCCATTTTTCTGTTTTGTATAAAATTCATacaaatgatatatttataaatttttatgctTACAGGTTTGTCTAAAGCTGGTCGACAAACATCAAGAACAATTGTTGAACAAAAAAAGAGCACTGACGTTGCCCGATTTGTCACTCCAAAGAATCCGTATTGTGTGGTGTCCATTTCTACCCGTGACAAAAATTTCACTGTGAGTTTTCTGGTATTGTATCTTGCGGcgtttatttattgttttctgCAACATCTATTGGGTACATTGGGATTTTGGTATATTGAGGGTGAGGGTTGAGCATGTTGTTCAGATTTGATGATATATTCTGAGTGCAAGGATCAATGATGGACTGCAGTGAGATGTATAtttactctctcttttttttttttttttttttttttttttttttttttttctgtttttaactTCTGGGTATATCTATTTTGATATTGGAAGAAAGAGTGAGAAggttattgagtttttttttttttttttttttgcagatagTTAGATGAAGAGgctatcattttattttgtttccttttattgtAAATGTATTGAATGTTTTGCCTCCGGGAAACTTCAAGTTTAGAAACATCTTGAAGTATCATCTTGGACGAGTGGAGTAAAAGCTGAGCCGGATAGAAGAACGTCAACACTTGCCATTTGTCTTATAAGATACATCTTTTTGGAAAACAACACCTAGTTTTTTTCGAAAGTCTGTTGGGGTGAAACAAAAGTGATTTCTATTCATGTAACATAatcctagattatatcaaaaccTCCAAAGgaattattacttttaattgaCCCTTGCCCTATATGTTGtttgtatatatcaaaataattccCCTCCCATTGTGAGTTAACAGTTATATTGCCATGTTGATGTGCTTTTGTAAATGTTAGAATAGATTTCTCATGATGTTCTTTCTAGTTGCAGTGTCTTCATAAATCGGTGGTGGAGGCATTTAACATTAAACTGAATCAAGACATGGTGATTTGCAGTCCGAATGAAGAGAAGTTCCCTGTGAAAATCCTAATTTGGAAAAGTGGCCGAATCATTATTTCTAAGGGGTGGTCTGCTTTTGCAAGGAAGAACAATGTTCAACCTAAAGACCAATGTGTGTTTGAGTTTGTCCTCGGAAGAGGAAATATATGCAGCGAAATGCGTGTTCAAATTCTTCAAGGGAAGGCGAGAGTAGAGGAACTCTCTAAGCATCGGTATCAGTACAGGAAGAAGAAGGCATGATTTGCAAACCTTACAGTGCTTTCTCTCAAGGATCGTTTTAGTCAGGTTGTAGTGTTTCATACTCTAGTGTATTTATCTGTATGTGTATACGATCGAGTTTTGTTCatttattcttaaatatcatTGCTGTTGACTCGAAATTGGTTTCACTTCTTTTGATGATCAAGAACAAATTGCTGAAATTAGTGCTGGGGTTTCTGGTTTTGTATGTTGGTTATAGTTGAAGTTTCAGGCAttatttgttgttctttttgtAATACCCGTGAGGACGCCCTCTAAACAACTAAGGAATTATAGCATGGCGCCCCTTTCCGAGattgagtaattttacatataattgtataaacggtgcgtaatcgttttgaaaaaaaataagatttattattaaaaaattaatttttttcatgtaaattttatattttatttattttttttaaaacaattacacgacaattatataattcacgattataaatatattttctcctaaattaaatacatagcaaggtcaaaaaaaaaaagaatagctCATTCCGTGCATAAAGTGATTGTTGTTCTCTTTCCGACTTCGGATCATCCGGCCATTGTTCTGGACCATTGGGCGCAAAAACCGATGTCAATAGTCGGCGACATCAATTGGAGTAATTCATGTTGCTCTCTAGTCTCTAGATAAAATCGTATAATCTCTAAAATATTTGCCACGTTTTCGCCACTACCACAACTTCCCGTTTGTGGCACTCTGGTCTGCAGTACGCCTGTTTCTGACTACTCTCTCTAACCACAAATCTCCCCACACGCACAGTACTCTCTCACCTTCTCTTTACAATGCTTTTTGACAAAAAACTGTTTTACCTCgtttcttttcataattattaatctcaattcatcttatcttgtttgcaaaaacaaacgaagcaGAATTTATCCAAAACCGGCCTTTGACATTAACAGGcatatagtatataaatatatatggtgtATTATTTGGATTAAATGCCTCTTAGTCGATTGAATAACTATCATGTaaagaatttgaattttactatatataagtaaatttacATATCAATCtgtatattaatgttgttatatttatattctaaatttaaattagtactgtttttaataaaatctactttttaatcaatcatattgaattgGTACGCGTATTAATacgcagaatcgcttacaattaaattttttcaaaaaattttaattactttaGGGTTCTATACATTAACGTCACAATACAAATATATGGCTACAATGGATTACGTACGAAGCAAGTTGTACGTACGtgttcacaatatatatagtaactctATAAGTAGTAAAACCCTATCTATTTATTGGATCCCGGGTTGGTTGCCAAGGTCatcaatatttcaagagtaatattacatatagcTTATAGTGCATGcagtaattttgaaaaagaataatatttattattaaaaaattaatttttttttatataaattccatatttatttatttatttttaaataattatgcaaCTCTTATACTCACAGCTCTAAAccatcatttcacatatttcaACGAACGCATTGCATGATCCTTATGAATGCCACTTATCTACGAAGTCATAGAgaacaatatttaattaattaatatttattattagacCCTAAAAATCCTCTTTACCACATTTAATGCAGACTAGAGacagttaagataaatttagaatatatagACCAAGTCAAATGTCAGATTTTCCTTGTACCAGTAGAAATCAAACTCCTCCATTAACATCTTTTTGTAATTTCCGTTCTAATTCCCCGGTCTTCAAACGtgctactgcatgcatgcagttgcAGACCAAACTGCATGCAAACAAACGTCCGGTGCCTCTGTTTTGAGTCGTTTGACCTTGTTTGTCCCACTCCCACATGATCCAAAGGCGCTGTGCTGGCCTTCTTCGGATAACATCGTCATTTCActgcaccccccccccccctggCATGCAACAGATTCATGTACCATGTTAATATATCGTccatttcataattaaatagtgtcattttattaaaattattaaaatatttttgtttaaacttTGATCTTACATAATTATggttaatttaatttataaaaagctgttaaaaaataaaaaagagttatacTTCTATTCTTATTTAAAACCTCAAATTACTTCTGTTGGGCCAACCGCCCGGCCAACAGAAATTTCACGTCTGGAAGGTATGAAATTTAATTCAGCTTTATTAATGTCTAGTTTAATTTCCACTAATTTGTTCTTCCtagtatatatacatacgtaTTCAAGAATCCATATataccatcttttttttttttttatttgttggttCATATTGTTCTTGTTGGACGTACGTGTAGCGAGAAATATTACTACTGTGCATGAGAGAGATGCATAGAATGAGAAGCATGTCAAGAGGGCACCATATATTCTTCGAAGAGGGAACCAAACGTGGGCGCAAATTTGACAAGCTAAAGAACTCGGATTTGGATGATCATCGTAAGGAGGAGGCTGGCGATCGCTGCATTAATATTACTCGTCGGCGCAGCAGCAATATTGCTTCGGCGGCATCGGATTCGGAGATTTATAATCCAGCAGCGCCTAATTATGACGCGAGCAATTCTCTAATGGTGTTGGAAGACCGTTGTACTTTCGAGCCAGCTTCGACGTCGAATTCTCCTTTCTCCAAGTCGCCATGGTCATGCCACATGAGTCCTCGACCTCATGATCCTTCGTCGACCGATGCATCCGGAAACGCACTCCTCGGCATGCTGGTCCGCAAAGAAGGCCCTATCTACTCGATGGCCGCCACGGGGGACTTGCTGTATACTGGGTCCGACAGCAAGAACATTCGGGTTTGGAAGAATCATCAAGAGTTTTCTGCGTTCAAAGCGGACTGCGGTTTGGTTAAAGCAATAGCAATTGCTGGGCGCAGAGTCTTTACGGGTCATAAAGACGGAGGGATTCGAGTTTGGAAGGtgtcaaagaaaaatgaaagcgTTTACAAGCGTGTAGGGACGCTACCAACCATGGGAGATTACATCAAAAGCTCGATGAAACCCAAGAAATACGCAGAAGTGAGGCATCATCATAGCGTGGTGTGGATCAAGCACTACGATGCCGTCTCGTGCCTTAGCTTGAGCGAAGATAGATCTTTGCTTTATTCAGCTTCCTGGGATAAAACCTTTAAAGTTTGGCGAATCTCAGACTCCAAGTGCTTGGAATCTGTCACTgctcatgatgatgatgtgaaTTCCTTGGTTGCGGGTTTTGACGGCTTGGTATTCACTGGCTCTGCTGATGGTACTATCAAGGTTTGGCGGAGAGAAATACAAGGCAAGGGAACGAAGCATTTCTTCTCTCAAACATTGTTAAAGCAAGAGTGTGCGGTGACAGCATTGGCCATTAACCCTAAATCCACTATTGTTTACAGTGGATCATCGGACGGGCTTGTTAACTACTGGGAGCGCGAAAGCTCTCTGTCTCACGGGGGAGTTTTGAAAAGCCATAGATTGGCAGTGTTATGCATAGCCACGGCTGGGGACCTAGTGTTTAGCGGATCCGCGGACCTGGTAATATGCGCGTGGAAGAGAACGTCGGCGGGAGAGCACACTTGCTTGTCGGTGTTTACGGGCCACACCGGGCCGATCAAGTGCTTGGCAGTGGAAAAGGATATGGAATCCAAGTCATCGGACGAGCAGCGGTGGATTCTTTACAGTGGCGGTTTGGACGAGTCCGTGAGGGTGTGGAAGCTTTCGGAGCAAGCGCCAAACAACATAGCACAGTACAATCAACAGCACAACAGTACTACCGGCGCGCCGATTTTGAGCTCAGCTTTAAGCTTCTCCACTCGTGGACGATCGAGCCCAGTAATACGTTAGACGGACGAGGATATATATTGTGATCTGTACGTACGTGGGTCAATTTGATCGAtgtcccatgcatgcatgccgtcGTATTATAAAAAGCAGCTAGCTTCTCTATTGCCATTTTGATTTGAGTTTTCCCATTTATAAATTTGATGCTTAACACAGTTCATCGTGGACCTATTAATATATCgacaaaaagatttaaaataatcatgtacTAGGCTTCTACATCAACGATAATATTGTATTAACTAGTGTAtctacgatatatatatatatatgtttagcgttttaaaataaatattacaaatatatttattcttttgattttataaatgtggattgtagtttttatttctttgttctaattaagaaaacaaaattaaagagTGAGGATAGGAGGTCATGTGATTCgtgaatattattaattatatcgTTCTACGACTgatgatttcttttatgcaaatcgATTAAGAACCAAAGAGTTTCGAACTCAATACTTTCTCTAGATAGTTCCCAAACTGATCTCATATCATGTCTCTGAATGTATTAGAGGTAAAGGATTTtagcaaatttttatttttatttttttattttgttagaaTCTAGTTAGCATTATTGTTAATGGAGCACTTGCAGCTCAAGTCTTGTATAAAAATACCTCTCATATTTACGATAGAAAGTTAGAAATACTGCAATAATATCATGATCTGCATGgtccattttcttcatcttcatttcttttttatggaTAATTTATTATGATCACGAAGGTTAAAGGTTTAACCTAATTAGTATCCAACAGCGCCTCTAGAGCTTTTGAATCTATGGAtgggtctttaacaattggtatcataGTATCTAGGGGCCACGTCATCAGTTTAAGTTATGGAGGGGGTGATCATCTCTAGGCTAGATTAAAATACCTTGGTACAATGCATTGACTTTGTGTTAAGTCATCGAATACTGATAAATGAgtaaagtcgccaaaagagaaaaaaaaaaactatcaccAGATCAATATCTTTAGAGCAGGCCGCTCCACATCTAACATAAAAGCAATCTGTCGTGGAAAGATGGCGGTGAACGTTGGTGTTGGTTAGCACCACGTCTGACATAGAATCGTCGGGATGGGCCCTGACCCAGGCCAGAACGATCACCAACCTAACCTCTTCCCGTTCAGACAGGGTAATGAAAATAGCCTTGCCATCTGAGACAACCTCCCAGATGGCTCGAATCGAGAACTCCTAGTGAACGACTTCCCCCATCGAGACATTCCCAGTCCAAGCTCGACACGAAGAAGAAATGCTTAGTCCAGTCCTTGATGTGAGAAAAACATTTCTCCAGACCGGCGATCTGCTTCCCACCCctcattttgaaattgttgGATTAGGGGACCTAGCGATCTCCCTTAGGGACTTGCTAAACTTATGGGAGTCTCTCGGTGCTTGACAACCCAACCCGCTGGTGCACCGTGTGTGCACTGCAAAGCCTGCAACACTTATAGATGTGGGGTTCTACACTGCCAAAGTGTATAAGGAAATAAAATTGTGCCTCTGCATTTGATCCTAATAGAAACTGCACAAGTTCCCGTATAAATGCAACACCCTGTAAACAGAGAAAATTTCCCTTGCAGTTAGGTCAGGGTATTCTTCGATCCCGTAGCTCAACATCATGCTATAAATCACGCAGCTTGAAACCAAAAGTTGCCAAGCATTCAGATGAAGCTGGGCAGGGGTAGCTAGAGGTAGTCCAAAACATCCTAGATAGGATGGCAAAAAGGCAGCCATAGCCCGTTCGCAAACATTAGAGGGAAGAGGGCCACATTCTCAACCATGCCATCTGAATCAACAGTCGGGACGCGAGGCCCAAAAACCTCTAGAACCATCGAATCAGGAACGCCGAAAGCACCTTTAGCATACGGAGGTTTGAGGGAGAGGCAATCAACTCCCAAGCCCGACCCTTGAAGAATTGTGAGCTCTCATTGGCCGCGGGTCTCACCACACCCTCGAGGTCCCTTTCAGGCACCCAGAATGAGGTTTCTTAGAGCTAGGGCGAGGAGCATGCTTGGGAGCCATTTTAAGTGAATGAAAGAAGGAGGGTGGCTGACGACAAGCAAAGTAGAAGAAGCTTAAGAAAATGGTTGgaagaacaaagcaaatagGGAAAGATGGCCTAGAGAAGAAGTAGGAGGGAAGTGGAAAATAATGAGGAAACTAGGCTTAAATAGGGAATTGAGCTGGTTGGGCTGCCCAACATATGGAAATGACTAGAGCCCTTAGAGACATAATGCCAGAGACAAATCTCGAGATCCCCGCTATGCATAATGAGGAGGAAAGTAAACACGTACGAGGAAGAGTCGTGCGCGTGGGGTGACACTGGCCAGTCCATTGCCAGACGGGACAATGGATCGATGCCTCACACGCGGTATCAATAACTAACACCTCAACGTAGGCATGGCCCACCATTAAGGTTAAATGGCATGGGTAGAACGTGCTAACAACTTTTGAATTCTCATAGCACACGGTGAGAATTCGCGGGGTAACTGGAGAGGATGTTTTCCACCCTCCTATGCTAGGCTGACTGGGGTTGTTTCCACAAAAGCCCACTTGATGGGTAGACATCCCACCCCAGAAGAAGGACCAGGCAGGGCCCATGAAGCACATATCTAGGGAGGAAAGAGGAATAGTTACATCACCTGGACAAATCATAGCCCACGCAATAAGACAAGAAGCATGCCACGCGGAGTGGTCAGAAAGGATAACTAACAATGTCCAGAGCCAACCTTTCACTTGTCCCTGAAG encodes the following:
- the LOC121246516 gene encoding protein JINGUBANG-like, which codes for MSRGHHIFFEEGTKRGRKFDKLKNSDLDDHRKEEAGDRCINITRRRSSNIASAASDSEIYNPAAPNYDASNSLMVLEDRCTFEPASTSNSPFSKSPWSCHMSPRPHDPSSTDASGNALLGMLVRKEGPIYSMAATGDLLYTGSDSKNIRVWKNHQEFSAFKADCGLVKAIAIAGRRVFTGHKDGGIRVWKVSKKNESVYKRVGTLPTMGDYIKSSMKPKKYAEVRHHHSVVWIKHYDAVSCLSLSEDRSLLYSASWDKTFKVWRISDSKCLESVTAHDDDVNSLVAGFDGLVFTGSADGTIKVWRREIQGKGTKHFFSQTLLKQECAVTALAINPKSTIVYSGSSDGLVNYWERESSLSHGGVLKSHRLAVLCIATAGDLVFSGSADLVICAWKRTSAGEHTCLSVFTGHTGPIKCLAVEKDMESKSSDEQRWILYSGGLDESVRVWKLSEQAPNNIAQYNQQHNSTTGAPILSSALSFSTRGRSSPVIR